The DNA region GGGTTCTTGAAGGCGCAGCCCGGCGTCTTCATCTTGGGCTGGCCCTTGCGTGCGGAGTCGGCGAACTCCATCCTCGCCTGCACCTCTTCCGGGGTGCTGCGGCGCAGCTTGAGCCGCACCCGCGCGACGATGTGGTTTCTGGGGATGCCGCTCGCCCGGTAACCCCAGTCGAGGTCGTCCGGCGTGACCTGCCGCCTGCTCCCCGGCGTCACGATCTCCAGCGTGTGCAGCCCGTCGAACGTCTCGCCGTAGCGCGTGCCCGCGTTCATCCACACGGCGCCGCCGACCTGCGCGGGGATGCCGACCGTGCCCTCCAGGTTCGAGAGGCCGAGCTTCTGGAGCCTGCGGATCAGGCCGGGGAGGGGGACGCCGCCGCCCACCCAACCCGTCACCACGGTTTCCCCGTCGCTCAGCCCCGGGTCGGGCGTCAGGTCGGTCTCCGCGAAGGGCCCCGTCAGGCGGATGACCCGCTCGGGCACCCCCTCGTCGGCGATCACGAGGTTGCTGCCGCCGCCCAGAATGCGGTAGGGGGCCTCCATCGCCTCGGCGAGCTGGTCGTGGTCCGAGACGAACCACACCTCGGCCTCGCCGCCCACCCCCAGGGTCGTGAAGCGGGCGAGGGGCAGCCGCTCGACGCGGGCACCCGTGCGGCTGGGCTGGGTGAGGGTCACGCCCCCACCCCCGCGAGTTCCCGCGAGAGCTTCCACACGTCCCCGGCGCCCATCGTCACGATGATGTCCCCACCCGAGGCCGTCTCGCGCAGGTAACGGACGACCTCGGCGCGGTCGGGGAGGTAACGCACGCCCCCGTGCCCACCCTGCGCCATCCGGTCGCTGACGAGCGTGGCGTGGATGCCGGGGATGGGTTGTTCGGACGCCGCCGCGATATCGAGGATCAGCACCTCGTCCGCCCCCATCAGCGCGTCGGCGAGGCGGGGCCAGGACTGCTGGGTGCGGAGGTAACGGTGGGGCTGGAAGACCACCCGCACCCGCCGCCCGGTCTGCCGCGCCGCCTGCACCGCCGCCGCGACCTTGGTGGCGTTATGCGCGTAGTCGTCGATCACCAGCGCCCCGTTGAGCTGCCCCACCCGCTGCCAGCGCCGCCCCGGTCCCCGGAAGGAGGCCAGCGCCGCCGCCGCCTTCCCGAAGTCGCCCCCGTACAGGTGGGTCACGGCCAGCGCGGCGAGGGCGTTGAGAACGTTGTGGGTGCCGGGCAGCGACACCCGTGCCTCGCCCAGCACCTCGCCCCGGTACTCCACCGTAAAGGTCGTTCCCTCCGCGTCCGGGTGGAGGTCCACGGCGCGGTAGTCGGCCCCCCCCGCCTGCCCGTAGCTCAGCCGCTCGGCTGCCCCGGCGCAAAGCCCATTCAATCCCGGCCAGTCGGCGCAGTAGAGCACCTGGCGGGCGTGCCCCACGAACCGGGCGAAGGCCGCGTGCTGCTCCTCGACCGTCTCCCAATAGGTCGCCTGGTTGCCGCCGACGTGGTCGTCCTCCGCGTTCGTGAACACGGCGGTCTCGCACTGAAGGTTCCCGAATCCCCGGTCGGACTCGTCCACCTCGGCGACGAAGGGCCCATGACCCATCCGCGCGTTGCTGCCGAACTCGGGCACGATGCCGCCCACGAAGGCCGCCGGGTCGAGCCCCGCCCCCTGCATGGCGACGGCGATCATCGAGGTCGTCGTGGTCTTGCCGTGGGTGCCGATCACCCCGACCGAGGGCCCCGCCCGCAACAGTTCGTCCAGCAGGCTCATGCGTGGACGGACCTCCACCCCCGCCGCCCGCGCCGCCACGAGTTCGGGGTGATCCTTGGGCACCGCCTCCGACGCGATCAGCACGTCCACGCCGCTCACATGAGTGGGGCTGTGCCCGACCGCGACCGGAATGCCCTCCCGCTCCAGTTGCTCGGTGAGTTCGGAGGAGGACGCGTCGCAGCCGCTGACCCGCACCCCGCGTGCCGCGAGCAGCCGCGCGAAGGCGCTTACTCCGATGCCACCGATGCCCATCAGGTGATAGTGGGAAGGTGGGGGAGAGGGCGGGTCGGCGGGAGCGGCGGAGGGGAAAGGGGGGGAGTCAGTCATGGTGAGGGTCCGGGAAGAGCGTCACAAACCTGGAAAACCAGAAAACGAGATTTCAATGCAAGAACCGCTCCACGAGGTCGGCGAAGCGCCCCGCCGCGCCCGCCGGGGAGCGCGCGAGGGCTGCCTCCCGCATCGCGGCGCGCTTGTCTGGCGAGGCACACTCTAGCACCGCCCCGCCCAGCGCCTCCTCCAACCTCGCCTGTTCGACCACCCGCCCCGCCCCCGCCTCCTGCACGCTGAGGGCGTTGTGAAGCTGATGGTTCTCTGCCGACTCGGGCAGCGGCACCATCACGAGCGGCACCCCGTGGAAGGCTGCCTCCGCGAGCGTGCCCGTGCCCGCCCGGGTGATCGCCAGGTCCGCCGCCGACCACGCCGCCACCGCGTCCACGAAGCCCACCGGCTGATACCACGGCAGGTCGCGCACGCGCGGCACCACGTCGGAGAGCCAGCGCGGCCCGGTAGAGTGGATCACCTGCACGGCGCCGCCCTCCGGCAGCAGGCCCTCCACCCCCAGGACGTGCCGTAGCGTGTCTGGCACGGCGCCGTTGAGCGCCAACGACCCCTGCGAGCCGCCCATCACG from Deinococcus aetherius includes:
- a CDS encoding UDP-N-acetylmuramate dehydrogenase, encoding MTLTQPSRTGARVERLPLARFTTLGVGGEAEVWFVSDHDQLAEAMEAPYRILGGGSNLVIADEGVPERVIRLTGPFAETDLTPDPGLSDGETVVTGWVGGGVPLPGLIRRLQKLGLSNLEGTVGIPAQVGGAVWMNAGTRYGETFDGLHTLEIVTPGSRRQVTPDDLDWGYRASGIPRNHIVARVRLKLRRSTPEEVQARMEFADSARKGQPKMKTPGCAFKNPGGVSAGRLIDEAGLKGTRVGNAMIAPEHANFIVNLGGANSADVHALLGIIRERVGVPLELEYELWPEEG
- the murC gene encoding UDP-N-acetylmuramate--L-alanine ligase gives rise to the protein MTDSPPFPSAAPADPPSPPPSHYHLMGIGGIGVSAFARLLAARGVRVSGCDASSSELTEQLEREGIPVAVGHSPTHVSGVDVLIASEAVPKDHPELVAARAAGVEVRPRMSLLDELLRAGPSVGVIGTHGKTTTTSMIAVAMQGAGLDPAAFVGGIVPEFGSNARMGHGPFVAEVDESDRGFGNLQCETAVFTNAEDDHVGGNQATYWETVEEQHAAFARFVGHARQVLYCADWPGLNGLCAGAAERLSYGQAGGADYRAVDLHPDAEGTTFTVEYRGEVLGEARVSLPGTHNVLNALAALAVTHLYGGDFGKAAAALASFRGPGRRWQRVGQLNGALVIDDYAHNATKVAAAVQAARQTGRRVRVVFQPHRYLRTQQSWPRLADALMGADEVLILDIAAASEQPIPGIHATLVSDRMAQGGHGGVRYLPDRAEVVRYLRETASGGDIIVTMGAGDVWKLSRELAGVGA